The genomic DNA CAACTTGATTTTGCAGCTCTACAACGCATCCGCGAAGCAGTTGCACAGATCGATATGACAGACCTGGTGGGTGTTTGGGGCGCCGCCGCGAGCGAACAGTTGCTATTCATCTACAACGCCGAACGGACGCCCGATGTGGCAGCGTTGCCGGGCCAGCCCATCACCCTGAAGGCGCTGGCAGATCACGACCCATCCCGGTTCGACGGCCTGCTGGTGGGAATCCCTGCCATCGAGTTGGTGCGACCCAACCCCCTTACCAAAGGGCCTCGCTTCTACCCTTTGGAGCGATTGATGGCTGATTTGGGGCAACAATCCCTCCTGCATCGCAATCTATATCGGCTGGCTCAGACGCTCCTTGCTTGGGCCCCTGGATTGTCCGAAGATAGCGTCCGTCACAATCGGTTTCAGAGGAAGGCCCTGCAACTGGCGTTGCCATACCTGGTAGAGGAGCACGGCGCCGACGAGCTGGTCGCGATTGCACCGGGCAAGGCTCTCGAGGCATTCATCGACGGCCAGCAGGGTTGCTGGCTACGCGCGGGCGATGATCTTCGTCTTCTGTCGACGTTAGGCCCCGAAGATTGGATTGTCGCCTTGGAGGAACTCGACTGGCTGAGCGCGGCCATTACCCTGGAGAGCGGGCGCTTTGTTCCCCTTCGCCGGGCTTTTCTTCCGACCAGCCAGAACACAGTTCTGAAAAGGACGCGCGCGGCGCTGGCAAAGCGGTTCAGCACCCTCGCTGCCGCATCGTCCCAGGCCCATCTTGCGGCCTATCAGCTCATGGTAGAGTACTGGTTGGACGACGAGGATGCAGAAGATCTGGTCGCGATCTTCCCTCACATCGATTTCACCCGCTTTGCCGAAAGCGGCGACGCTTTGCGGGTCTATCGCTCGTTGAAGGGATTCGCCAACGACACGACAGCGGGACCCAATTGGGATTTCGCGGCGTTATCGAACACTACCCTGCCAGACGTCTACCAAAGCTATGGTTTTGCTCTCATTCCTTTGCACAGAATCCCTGGGCTGAGCATAAATCGAGCGCAAGCAGCTGATTTGGGGCCGCTCCTGCGGCAAGCCAACCATGACACCGCCCTTGCTCAGACGATGCTCATGCTCGCTCATGACATGGTGGAATCTCGAAGCGCCGAGACTATCGGGGCGCCGGCTGAGATCGTGTCGGATCTGGCCCAGCGCGCCTGGATTTTCATCAGCCTGGGCGACCCCTGGCTCTGGCGACACGGGCGCTATGGGCAACTTCTCGACAGCGCCGCCGCCATCCTCAAAAACGCGCTGCTCTATCAAGCCAAGACGACTGACGAAGTCGAGCGCGACTACCATCTGGCCTTGATCGATTGGTATTGCTCCGGAGAGGGAGAAAACATCGAGGATCGACTCCGGCGCATGGGCGAGAAACTGCGCGCTTTTCAGCATAAGGCCCGCGAGTCGAGCCGTTCTACTCAGGCGCGTATCGAGACGGCGCAGAGGCTACTCGAGATCGAACGAGTAGTTCTCTATCCAGACGCCGGCTCCCAACTGGATCAGGGCAGTGCAGCCGGTACTCAGCCGGCTCTGACCCCTGACACACGCGGCTACTTGCGGAATCGGGCAGCGAGTTGGACCCACTCGATTCTATCCCCTTCTCCGGTTTTCCAACGACACTGGCGCGAACTGATGCACACACGCCAGAAGCGCCAGGACGAGCAGATGTTCGAACCGCATGTCGATACCCTGGAAGGCAAATTCCATGAGATCAAGGCCGCTTTGGAGGCTCTGCGTCGTCGCTTTTATGCTCCCCCCCAGGAACTGGCCATCTTGCGCTTCGTGGCCGAGCGCGAGATCAAGGAGGTGTCGCTGTACTTGGAGAAAGTCGCCAGGCCGAAACTGAGGATCGTGGCCCTCAATCCCTACCTGGAACGAGATCAAGAGATTGCGCTGGAGTGCGAACTGACCAATCAGAGCCGATCCAAAGTTTCTGACGTGGAGCTTGTCCTGCTCAATCCTGGCGCTGACTTCGAACTACTCAGCGATCGTGCCTTTTCATTTGTGGAGTTATCTCCTAATGTGCCCCAGCGATTCACTTATCGCCTGCGGGTGCTCAAATCCGATGAGATCAGCTTCCATTTTCAGTATGGCTACGCCGGATTACAAGGCCATGAAGACATCGAGATTCGAGCGACTGTGCGCACGCCGGAGAACATTCCCTTTCGACTTCTGCGGAATCCCTTCATCACCGGCGACATCATCACCGACCCTGAGCAGTTCTATGGCCGCGAAGCCGAAATGGAGCGGCTGTTGCGACATCTGGCCAGCAGCGGTCGCACCAACTTTCTATTGCAGGGGGCGCGACGCATGGGCAAGAGCTCCATGCTGGAGATGGTCGAGCAAGCGGTCAAACAACCCAAGCTGAGACGCCGATTCAATATCCCGGCCGACTGGGATGAATCTTTCGACCCCTACATCACCGTCAAACTCAGTTTCCAGGGCTTCAATCCCCAGGAAGATGCTTCTCATATCAGCAACTTCTTCCGCGAGCTGGTCGAGAGGACCACAAAGGTTTTGGCGCCCTCACGGTGTGAGCAAATTCTGAACGATTTTAGCGCTCAGTTGCAGACGAGCGATGCTCAACGCGCCGCTGAAAAGGCCCTCAACCACTTGTTGACGGAACAGCCACATAGGCGCGCACTCGTTCTGCTGGACGAGTATGACGAATTACTCAAACCCAAGATGGCTGATTTGGACGCGCCTCTGCGCTATGTCGTGCAGCATGTGCCGTCCCTGACGTGGATCATCGCCACCACGCGCCTGCTGGTCGAGCGCAGCAAATACTATGGTTCTCCCTGGTATAACGTCCTGAATCAAGTGCGTCTTGGCTGCTTATCACGAGAGGCTGCCAGAGATCTGATCATCGAGTCCAGCAAGCGCGTGGGTGTGGAATGGCGGGGCGACGCTATCGTTCACCTTCTGGACGAGACCGGACGTCATCCCTACCTCCTCCAGCTCTTTTGTTCGCAGGTGATCGATTATCTCAGCGCGAAGGGACAAAATTATGTCTATCCCGAATTGATCGCTGACTTGATCGACGAAATCATCACCGAGAGTACAACCCTCCATGTCTATCTGGAGCCGTCTTGGGGTGGGGATATATCCGGTGTTGGTCAACTGATCATGCTGATCTCAGAGTGGAATGAGACGCCTCTGACAAAAGACAGACTGCGAGAGGAGGTGGAAAAATATCTTCATAAGCATTTTGGTCCGCAGGTGGATGCTACAGCGCTTGGCATCGAGCAAGAGCCACGTGTATGGTGGGAATTGGCGTGGGAAAACGGGCTAGCCGAGGTGGTTGAAATCCGCAACACCTTGCAACTCGATCCTGACTCGCGAACCTATGGTTTCACCGTGCCCATCTTCCGCCGGTGGCTACAACATAAGGATCATACCGAAGATATCTGGATGGCTGTGCGTCACAAGATTATGGCGGAGTTGCCCTGAAATGGTTGCAACACATAGCCTTAGCGTCCTCGCCTTGCTCGTGCTCGCGCTCTGTCTGGGCGGCGCTTTTGCCGGCATCGTGGTCGGGCACTTACGCAGCCGTTTGGGCACGCGGCTGGCCCTCCTCTCTGCGCTGGCTGCAAGTATGGTCACTATCGTGAGCGCCCTGGCGTTCTGGCAGCAGCCTATGTCAGCGGGCCTGCCTATCGCCACCTTGGTGACAGGCGCACCCGGCGCCTTTCCGCCCATTGTCGTCGAACTCTTCATCGATCGCCTGGCCATCTTCTTTCTGCTTGTAACCAATCTGCTGGCCATTGCCGTTACGATCTATTCGTTGGCCTGGCTGGAAGGGGCATGGAAACCTCATCGCATCGCCGGAATCTACAATGTTTTCCTTCTAGCCGTCATCACGCTGCTGGTGGTCAACAGCGTCTACCTCTTTCTGCTCGCCCTCGAATCGGTGACTCTCAGTTTCGGTTATCTTGTCCTGTATCGACACAACCGCCTGGTCGAGAAACCAACGGTAGAGATCGATGCCAGAGAAATGGTAGACGCCGGCCTCGCTTACAAAACCTATTTGATCTTCAGTCACACCGGCGCCATCCTTAGCATGGCGGCGCTGCTGGCATTGGCGCTCTTGGCCGGGAAAGACGGATTCGATTTCGACACCCTGCGCGCTTCTGGCTTCGAGCAGTCTTCGCAGATGGCGAGTCTGATCTTCCTGTTGGCTGTGGCTGGCTTCGGTATCAAAGGTGGTTTTGTGGGCGCTCACCCATGGGTGCCCATGGTGCACCCCTATTCGCCAACGACGACCCATGCCCTGACTCTCGGCTTTGTGATCAAAACCGTCTCTTTCTACATGTTGATCCGCGTCTGTTTCCAATTCCTGGCGCCGATTCAAATGTGGTGGGGCTGGCTACTCTTGATCGTGGCCGGCGCCACTGGGTTGATCGGTGTGTTCTATGCCCTCTGCAGCCGCGACTTGAAGGTGGCCCTGGCCAACCATAGCGTCGAGAACATCGGCATCATGCTTGCCGGCATCGGCATTGCCCTGGTGATGGTAGCATCTGCGTTCCAAAGAGATGGCAAAACACCGGCTTTGGCCTTAGCTGTGGCGCAGGTGGGTCTTGTCGCCAGCTTCTACCACATGCTCAACCACGGCGTCTTCAAGGGATTGCTCTATCTCTGCACGGGCGCAATCGAACACCGCACCGGCACGGTGAGTATGGAGCGTTTAGGAGGGCTCATCACCGCCATGCCGTGGACAGCCACAGCTTTCCTGGTCGGAGCCATTGCAATCAGTGGTTTCCCGCCCTTCAATGGTTTCATCAGTGAGTGGCTGACGCTACAAGCGTTACTGGCCGGCCTGGATTATAGTCCTGCCAATATCATTCCCCCCTTGCTGCCGCTGGCGATCGTGGCAACTTTGCTGGCGCTGGGCCTGGCCTTTGCCTTGACGGCCTTCGCTTTCGTGAAAATCGCCGGCGAGACCGTGCTCGGCGCGCCGCGCGATCCAACCACCGCGGCCAGAGCCAGCCAAGGCGACGGATCCTGGCTCATGCGCGGTGTGGCGCTGTCGCTGGCCATTTGCTGTTTGATGCTGGGCATAGTGCCGGGCCTGATCATCCAGCCGCTTGCCCTCCTCGCCCAAGATCTGCTACCACCAGGCCAACAGGTCTTCGAGAAAGGATGGACGACCATCACGCTGCAAATGCCACAGCCAAGAGACCATGTGATCGGGCTGAACCTGGGGCCGGTGATGTTGCTGGCCATCGGGCCGCTGGCGCTGGCCATCCTGCTGGCGAGACGCAACCGACGAGCATCCCGTACGAGTGTCTGGACTGGCGGCACAATCTATCAGCCCGAACGGATGCAGATCACAGGCGGCGCCTTCTCTTTTCTGGTCTGGAGCAGGCTCGGCCGTCGCCAGACGCCGGACGAGACATTCCAGTCAGTCCAGGAAAGCAACGTCCCTTGGCGAATCGTTTTGTCGGCCGGCTACTATATCCCCGATCATTTCCGGCGCTTCTTTGCCGCCGGGGTTGCAGCCCTGCTAGCCAACGCGGGTCGTTTGGGCGATCGCGTCCAGGGCGGCGATATTCGCTGGTATCTGGTTTATCTCTTCCTTGCCTTTCTGACCATGCTTGCGCTTTCGGGCGCCAGCAGGTGATGGACATGACATTAGACAGCCTGCTGTTCGCCTCGTTGCAAGGGATCATCCTGCTGGCCCTGGCGCCATTCACGGTTGGCGTGTTGTACTGGGTCAAAGCCCGTTTGCAACGACGGCAAGGCCCTTCGATCTGGCAGCCGTACCGTGACTTGCGCAAATTGCTCCGCCAACGGCCGACAGCGCCGATCGGCAGCTCTTGGGTCTTCGAGGCGGCGCCGGTTGTAGCCTTCGCCTGTTATGGGACATTGGGCTTCTTGGCGCCGCTGTTTCTCTTGTCAAACGTCGAAGGCGCCCCGCGCACTGACGACCTCCTTCTCATCATCGCCCTGCTCGGCCTGGCCCGCTTGGCAGTGGGCTTGGGCGGCATGGCAGCCGGCGCACCTTTCGGCAATTTGGGCAGTGCGCGCGAGATGTTCCTCCACGTCCTGGCAGAACCAATACTGGTCTTGGTGACAATCACCCTTGTGCTAACCTGGCACACGACCAATCTCGCATTATTACTGGGTCGAGAATCGCAGTCTCTGGCCGCAGTCTACCGCAATCCCGCCCTGTTGCTCCTATTCCCGACGCTTGCTCTGACCATCGTCATCGAAGCTGGACGACTGCCGTTCGACAATCCTGGCGCCCATCTGGAACTGACTATGTTCGGCAAAGCCATCCACCTGGAATACGCCGGGGCACAACTGGCCTTGCTGGAATGGGCGGAATGGGCACGGTTGGCGTTTCTGTTCACGCTTCTGATCAATCTCCTGGCGCCCTGGTCACTGGCCACGACGCAGCAAAGTGGGTGGCTTATCGTTCTCGCTGCCGTTACTTATCCTGTCAAGCTATGCCTACTGGCCGGAGCTATCGCAGTCTGGGAATCCGTGCAAATCAAGATTCGCCTCTGGGCCTTGATTCCTTCTGCTTTTGTGGCTTTGGCGATGGCGCTGCTTGCGGTCCTGCTTGTCGTCATTCAGCAACACATCTGAGAGAAGAACGATGCAAGGCATCATCGACATCCTAGCCGTTGTCATGGCGGTGTGCGCGATAGGCATTGTCTCAGTAGGAGCCATCCGGCGTATGATCTGGTTCTATCAGGTGCAGTCGGTGATTCTAGCTTTTTTGACCGTGCTGGCTGGCTTGCCGCTGGGCCAATCGGATGGTAGAACGCTCACTGGCTTGATCTGGCGACTT from Caldilineales bacterium includes the following:
- a CDS encoding ATP-binding protein, giving the protein MDQLDFAALQRIREAVAQIDMTDLVGVWGAAASEQLLFIYNAERTPDVAALPGQPITLKALADHDPSRFDGLLVGIPAIELVRPNPLTKGPRFYPLERLMADLGQQSLLHRNLYRLAQTLLAWAPGLSEDSVRHNRFQRKALQLALPYLVEEHGADELVAIAPGKALEAFIDGQQGCWLRAGDDLRLLSTLGPEDWIVALEELDWLSAAITLESGRFVPLRRAFLPTSQNTVLKRTRAALAKRFSTLAAASSQAHLAAYQLMVEYWLDDEDAEDLVAIFPHIDFTRFAESGDALRVYRSLKGFANDTTAGPNWDFAALSNTTLPDVYQSYGFALIPLHRIPGLSINRAQAADLGPLLRQANHDTALAQTMLMLAHDMVESRSAETIGAPAEIVSDLAQRAWIFISLGDPWLWRHGRYGQLLDSAAAILKNALLYQAKTTDEVERDYHLALIDWYCSGEGENIEDRLRRMGEKLRAFQHKARESSRSTQARIETAQRLLEIERVVLYPDAGSQLDQGSAAGTQPALTPDTRGYLRNRAASWTHSILSPSPVFQRHWRELMHTRQKRQDEQMFEPHVDTLEGKFHEIKAALEALRRRFYAPPQELAILRFVAEREIKEVSLYLEKVARPKLRIVALNPYLERDQEIALECELTNQSRSKVSDVELVLLNPGADFELLSDRAFSFVELSPNVPQRFTYRLRVLKSDEISFHFQYGYAGLQGHEDIEIRATVRTPENIPFRLLRNPFITGDIITDPEQFYGREAEMERLLRHLASSGRTNFLLQGARRMGKSSMLEMVEQAVKQPKLRRRFNIPADWDESFDPYITVKLSFQGFNPQEDASHISNFFRELVERTTKVLAPSRCEQILNDFSAQLQTSDAQRAAEKALNHLLTEQPHRRALVLLDEYDELLKPKMADLDAPLRYVVQHVPSLTWIIATTRLLVERSKYYGSPWYNVLNQVRLGCLSREAARDLIIESSKRVGVEWRGDAIVHLLDETGRHPYLLQLFCSQVIDYLSAKGQNYVYPELIADLIDEIITESTTLHVYLEPSWGGDISGVGQLIMLISEWNETPLTKDRLREEVEKYLHKHFGPQVDATALGIEQEPRVWWELAWENGLAEVVEIRNTLQLDPDSRTYGFTVPIFRRWLQHKDHTEDIWMAVRHKIMAELP
- a CDS encoding NADH-quinone oxidoreductase subunit H, which translates into the protein MTLDSLLFASLQGIILLALAPFTVGVLYWVKARLQRRQGPSIWQPYRDLRKLLRQRPTAPIGSSWVFEAAPVVAFACYGTLGFLAPLFLLSNVEGAPRTDDLLLIIALLGLARLAVGLGGMAAGAPFGNLGSAREMFLHVLAEPILVLVTITLVLTWHTTNLALLLGRESQSLAAVYRNPALLLLFPTLALTIVIEAGRLPFDNPGAHLELTMFGKAIHLEYAGAQLALLEWAEWARLAFLFTLLINLLAPWSLATTQQSGWLIVLAAVTYPVKLCLLAGAIAVWESVQIKIRLWALIPSAFVALAMALLAVLLVVIQQHI